From a single Excalfactoria chinensis isolate bCotChi1 unplaced genomic scaffold, bCotChi1.hap2 Scaffold_85, whole genome shotgun sequence genomic region:
- the LOC140265419 gene encoding uncharacterized protein, which yields MEGENMLFDLLEKHASRPSLTGLDWARENWHNLQAVSDRICVLQHGARTRAGKGKSFICAVLGAALKAAVEFRDQQLKAENQTIQSLQETVKTTQELVKALQNQIGNLEEQLKREKHNSVLLQMAFKEILSYKDTGDTVIHSAPQEKIYPQEELRETKESFDNETPVAPLRPLIKTEYTFDNGEDLDPQMNVKEIPFSATELAKLKKDFSRSPRESETEYVWRVSLTGGDQIMLTEKEAEGYWGPGVFLTTGNNRAPWSLTQRAAYWAGGLNPLERGDPLAINGTVDQLVESVQKAACLQMMYDRKLQPRHESPMMMPVDPERMTPLIRGLPESLKPIGIQLQGKIQAMSQGERARAALEGASTSGSLQSGFKVWTWGEVAQELINYERKFGPVASTSKFEPKGVRLAAATLAPRPPSPKLNRMEKVSLPVRTGRRNIAHKRNRLWTLGLQKGIPRDLMNGLSTDRLEMLVTSWPTKLETPVPSVPPHSYRRDT from the coding sequence ATGGAAGgtgaaaatatgttgtttgaTTTGCTAGAAAAGCATGCGTCTAGGCCATCGTTAACAGGGTTGGACTGGGCACGAGAAAATTGGCATAATTTGCAGGCTGTTTCGGACCGCATTTGTGTTTTGCAACATGGGGCTCGTACCCGAGCTGGGAAAGgtaaatcatttatttgtgcGGTACTCggtgctgctttaaaagcagccgtGGAGTTCCGAGACCAGCAACTTAAGGCGGAAAACCAGACAATACAGTCGTTACAAGAAACGGTAAAAACAACACAGGAGCTTGTAAAAGCTCTGCAAAACCAAATTGGAAATCTAGAAGAAcaattgaaaagagaaaagcataattCGGTGTTGttacaaatggcttttaaggaaATCTTATCATATAAAGATACGGGTGACACTGTTATCCATAGTGCACCACAAGAGAAAATCTATCCTCAGGAGGAattgagagaaacaaaagaaagctttgataATGAAACCCCAGTAGCCCCTCTGCGTCCTCttataaaaactgaatataCCTTCGATAATGGTGAGGACCTTGATcctcaaatgaatgttaaagaaattcctttCTCAGCTACTGAACTAGCTAAattgaaaaaggatttcagccGGTCTCCAAGAGAATCTGAAACGGAGTATGTATGGAGAGTCAGTCTAactggtggagaccaaataatgCTTAccgaaaaggaggctgagggttaTTGGGGgccaggagtatttttaactacCGGCAACAATCGTGCTCCCTGGTCCCtaacacagagggctgcttACTGGGCTGGTGGTCTCAACCCTTTAGAAAGGGGAGACCCTCTTGCTATTAATGGGACAGTGGATCAATTGGTTGAAAGTGTTCAAAAGGCTGCCTGTCTGCAAATGATGTATGACAGGAAATTGCAGCCACGGCACGAATCCCCCATGATGATGCCTGTTGATCCTGAAAGGATGACTCCTTTAATTAGGGGGCTTCCAGAATCGCTGAAACCTATTGGTATACAGTTACAAGGTAAAATACAGGCCATGTCCCAGGGAGAGAGAGCTCGAGCTGCTTTAGAAGGAGCCAGTACTTCAGGCTCTTTACAGTCTGGTTTTAAGGTatggacatggggggaggtTGCCCAAGAGTTGATTAATTATGAAAGGAAATTTGGGCCCGTGGCTTCTACCAGTAAATTTGAGCCAAAGGGAGTAAGGCTTGCAGCAGCCACCCTTGCTCCTAGGCCACCTAGCCCGAAACTTAATAGAATGGAAAAGGTTTCATTGCCAGTAAGAACAGGTAGGCGAAACATTGCTCACAAACGTAATAGACTGTGGACCCTGGGCCTGCAAAAGGGTATTCCTCGAGATCTAATGAATGGACTATCAACAGATAGGCTCGAGATGCTGGTGACCAGTTGGCCGACTAAACTTGAGACCCCAGTTCCTAGTGTCCCCCCCCACAGTTACAGAAGAGATACCTGA
- the LOC140265431 gene encoding olfactory receptor 14J1-like — protein MPNSSSISEFLLLTLGDMRQLQLLHFWLLLGIYLAALLGNGLISTAVACDQRLHTPMYFFLLNLALLDLGCISTTLPKAMANALWDTRSISYAGCAAQLFFFVFFISSEFSLLTVMSYDRYVAICKPLHYGTLMDSRACATMAAAAWGAGLLNSLLHTASTFSLPLCQGNAVNQFFCEIPQILKLSCSGSYLREVVLIIFTLSLVFGCFVFIVVSYVQIFKTVLRMPSEQGRHKAFSTCLPHLAVVSLFLSTGLFAYLMPFSVSSTSMDLMMALLYSVFPPTLNPIIYGMRNREIKHALSRVLQYTLLHHQ, from the coding sequence atgcccaacagcagtTCCATCAGTGAGTTCCTCCTCCTGACATTGGGAGACatgcggcagctgcagctcctgcacttctggctcttgctgggcatctacctggctgccctcctgggcaacggcctcatcagcacagccgtagcctgcgaccagcgcctgcacacccccatgtacttcttcctgctcaacctggctctcctcgacctgggctgcatctccaccactctccccaaagccatggccaacgccctctgggacaccaggtCCATCTCctatgcaggatgtgctgcacagctctttttctttgtcttcttcatctcatcagagttttcccttctcaccgtcatgtcctatgaccgctacgttgccatctgcaagcccctgcactacgggaccttgatggacagcagagcttgtgccaccatggcagcagctgcctggggcgctgggcttctcaattccctgctgcacactgccagtacgttttcactgcctctctgccaaggcaatgctgtcaaccagtttttctgtgaaatcccccagatcctcaagctctcctgctcaggttcctacctcagggaagttgtgcttatcaTTTTTACTTTAAGTTTagtctttggctgctttgttttcatagttgtgtcctatgtgcagatcttcaagaccgtgctgaggatgccctctgagcagggacggcacaaagccttctccacgtgcctccctcacctggccgtggtctccctatTTCTCAGTACTGGCTTGTTTGCTTATCTGATGCCCTTCTCTGTTTCCTCCACATCCATGGATCTGATgatggcacttctgtactctgtGTTTCCTCCAACACTAAACCCTATTATTTAcggcatgaggaacagggagatcaagcatgcTCTCAGCAGGGTGTTGCAATACACACTTCTCCACCATCAATAA
- the LOC140265371 gene encoding olfactory receptor 10AG1-like, producing the protein MGVALGIQEGNAEGCVLELYIAVDGNSLTVMLVLFYAAKMLQRNILKNHTDGPGFLLGFSDPPGLPGLCFTIFLLIYVTVIIGNSLIVLVTVLDLSLHSPMYFFLRNLSFLEICYISSTLPKMLVCFLTGDVWISFFGCVAQLYFLVSLGSTECLLLAAMAYDRYVAICDPLRYSLVMNGGFCVRLVVVSWMVTVPIQVGQTYQVFTLPFCASHHLHHFFCDVPPLLELACADTFWNRVTLNTIILLFVVLPFFMIIVSYIRIIWTILKMNSALSRHKAFSTCSSHLMVLTLFYGSATVAYFKHRSRDSADTDKYLALFYTILTPMFNPVIYGIRNREVRIALKKLLWGK; encoded by the exons ATGGGGGTAGCACTGGGGATCCAAGAGGGAAATGCAGAAG gctgtgtgctggagctgtACATAGCTGTGGATGGGAATTCTCTAACAGTGATGTTGGTGTTGTTTTATGCAGCGAAAATGCTCCAAAGAAATATCCTGAAGAATCACACTGATGGACCTGGATTTCTTCTGGGGTTTTCTGATCCCCCTGGGCTGCCAGGATTGTGCTTCACCATCTTCCTGCTCATTTATGTCACAGTCATCATTGGGAACAGCCTGATTGTGCTGGTTACAGTGCTGGACTTGAGCCTCCACAGCCCCATGTATTTCTTCCTGAGAAACTTGTCCTTCTTGGAGATCTGCTACATATCATCCActctccccaaaatgctggtgtGTTTCTTGACGGGAGATGTCTGGATCTCCTTCTTTGGCTGTGTTGCCCAGCTGTATTTCCTGGTTTCTCTGGGAAGCACTGAGTGCCTCCTGCTGGCCGCCATGGCCTACGACCGCTACGTGGCCATATGTGACCCCCTGCGCTACAGCCTGGTGATGAATGGGGGGTTCTGTGTCAGACTGGTGGTCGTCTCATGGATGGTTACCGTACCAATACAAGTGGGCCAGACCTACCAAGTGTTCACCTTGCCCTTCTGTGCAtcccatcacctccatcattTTTTCTGCGATGTTCCCCCTCTGTTGGAGCTGGCCTGTGCAGATACTTTCTGGAACCGTGTGACCCTGAACACTATCATCCTGCTATTCGTTGTCCTTCCCTTTTTCATGATCATCGTTTCCTACATTAGAATTATCTGGACGATTCTGAAAATGAactctgctctgagcagacaCAAAGCCTTTTCCACCTGCTCCTCACATCTCATGGTGCTGACTCTCTTTTATGGCTCAGCTACGGTTGCGTACTTCAAACACCGCTCAAGGGACTCTGCAGACACTGACAAATACCTTGCCCTGTTTTACACGATTCTGACCCCCATGTTTAACCCTGTCATCTATGGTATAAGGAATAGGGAAGTGAGGATTGCCCTGAAAAAACTCCTGTGGGGAAAGTGA
- the LOC140265373 gene encoding olfactory receptor 4M1-like gives MEHENSTKVREFVLLGLSHTHGVQSVLFSCFLLFYMAVLPSNILIILAVWGDSQLGSPMHFFLANLAFLDICYCSVTLPKMLADLFSNPKTISYNSCMAQLLFLHFLGAVEAFLLLAMAYDRYVAICKPLRYTMLMNKTVCCTLLGASWGGGLIHGIVLFALTITLPFCGPNILDNFFCDVRQLAKLACANTDTVEMLMFLNNGSVIMVCFVILLISYTALVLKLRAYSSEAKNKITSTCISHMVVVLVTFGPAIYIYVLPFRAVPMEKVVALFHTVIFPLTNPIIYTLCNKEIRSSMGRLVHKYSL, from the coding sequence ATGGAGCACGAGAACTCAACAAAAGTCAGAGAGTTTGTTCTGCTGGGATTGTCTCACACCCACGGAGTGCAGTCGGTTCTCTTCTCCTGCTTCCTACTGTTCTACATGGCAGTTCTCCCAAGCAATATCCTCATCATTCTCGCAGTTTGGGGTGATTCCCAACTGGGATCACCCATGCACTTTTTCCTGGCCAATCTGGCATTCCTGGATATCTGCTACTGCTCTGTCACCCTACCCAAAATGCTGGCTGACTTATTCTCAAACCCAAAGACCATCTCCTACAACAGCTGCATGGCTCAGCTCTTGTTTCTTCACTTCCTGGGAGCAGTGGAAGCCTTCTTGCTCTTGGCCATGGCCTACGATCGTTACGTTGCCATTTGCAAACCCCTTCGCTACACCATGCTCATGAACAAGACTGTTTGCTGCACCCTGCTCGGAGCTTCGTGGGGCGGCGGCCTCATTCACGGCATCGTTCTATTTGCTCTCACCATCACTCTCCCCTTCTGCGGCCCCAACATCCTGGACAACTTCTTCTGTGATGTCCGACAGCTGGCAAAGTTGGCCTGTGCCAACACTGACACAGTGGAAATGCTGATGTTCCTCAACAACGGCTCTGTCATCATGGTGTGCTTTGTGATCCTCCTCATCTCCTACACCGCCCTAGTGTTGAAGCTCCGGGCGTACTCCTCTGAGGCCAAGAACAAAATCACCTCCACCTGCATTTCCCACATGGTTGTGGTTTTGGTCACCTTTGGCCCAGCAATTTATATCTATGTCCTCCCCTTCCGGGCCGTCCCAATGGAAAAAGTCGTTGCTCTTTTCCATACGGTCATCTTCCCTTTAACAAACCCCATCATCTACACACTATGCAACAAGGAGATCAGAAGCTCCATGGGGAGGTTGGTCCACAAATACTCACTGTGA